The proteins below come from a single bacterium genomic window:
- a CDS encoding BrnA antitoxin family protein, which translates to MRKEYDFSGAVKNPYAAKLKKQITIRLDESVIDYFKLLASEFDMPYQNLINLYLKDCSAEKRKPKLRWVPGVEQSSRDGEKARKGSR; encoded by the coding sequence ATGAGAAAAGAATATGATTTTTCAGGCGCAGTTAAGAATCCCTATGCAGCTAAGCTCAAAAAGCAGATAACAATCCGACTTGATGAAAGCGTGATTGATTACTTCAAGTTATTGGCATCTGAGTTTGACATGCCATACCAGAACTTGATTAATCTTTACTTAAAGGACTGCTCTGCTGAAAAACGTAAGCCAAAGCTTCGGTGGGTTCCCGGCGTAGAACAATCAAGTCGTGACGGAGAAAAGGCACGCAAAGGTTCGCGGTGA
- a CDS encoding class I SAM-dependent methyltransferase, with translation MAEDFKQPPGQYAIHRPRYHRELFQWLASISPSNRCAWDCATGAGQAAVGLAEFFDIVLATDINKEQIDHAEPHHKIQYSVSPAEQNDFKSQSIDLITVACGVHWFDRKQFFETAKRLLIPKGVIAVWTYKWPWTNSKEVDRVLAKLKDTILENYWPQESKLYFSGYADIDFPFEEIQVPPFTLECDWQVEDLIGFISTWSAVQRYLRVNGKSPIELVKADLIAAWKSSPPKLPLELPLYFRVGYSP, from the coding sequence ATGGCTGAAGACTTCAAGCAACCTCCAGGTCAGTACGCTATTCACCGTCCTAGATATCATAGAGAGCTTTTTCAATGGCTTGCTTCTATATCTCCGTCAAATAGATGTGCTTGGGATTGTGCGACTGGAGCAGGACAGGCTGCGGTAGGGCTTGCAGAGTTTTTCGACATAGTGCTTGCAACTGATATCAATAAAGAGCAGATAGATCATGCTGAGCCACATCATAAGATCCAGTATTCCGTTTCACCCGCTGAGCAGAATGATTTTAAATCCCAGTCGATTGATCTAATTACAGTGGCATGTGGTGTTCATTGGTTTGATAGAAAGCAGTTTTTTGAGACTGCAAAGCGACTCTTAATTCCCAAAGGAGTAATCGCTGTGTGGACATATAAGTGGCCATGGACAAACTCGAAAGAAGTCGATCGGGTATTAGCCAAACTAAAGGACACAATATTGGAAAATTACTGGCCTCAGGAAAGTAAGCTATATTTTAGTGGATACGCTGACATTGATTTTCCATTCGAAGAAATTCAAGTTCCGCCTTTTACCCTTGAGTGCGATTGGCAGGTTGAAGATTTGATTGGTTTTATTTCAACATGGTCAGCAGTGCAGCGATATTTAAGAGTCAATGGTAAATCACCTATAGAGCTCGTTAAGGCTGATTTGATAGCCGCCTGGAAGAGTTCTCCACCAAAATTACCACTCGAATTGCCACTATATTTTCGAGTTGGATACAGCCCATAA
- a CDS encoding rhodanese-like domain-containing protein, which translates to MNDQHRHYSDKLNYEIDSWDLKVVLEAGEQVTVIDARSPEAFQREHIPGAINIPHRTMTLESTEHIEKGALVVVYCDGIGCNASTKGALNMLKLGFRVKELIGGLDWWKRDGHMTHGRSSSDELVSCGCS; encoded by the coding sequence GTGAACGATCAACACAGACATTACTCGGACAAGCTAAATTACGAAATTGACTCATGGGATCTCAAGGTCGTTCTTGAGGCGGGCGAACAGGTCACTGTCATTGATGCCCGATCTCCTGAAGCGTTTCAGCGTGAGCATATACCCGGCGCTATCAACATCCCGCATCGTACCATGACACTTGAAAGTACGGAGCACATCGAGAAAGGCGCACTCGTTGTGGTTTACTGCGACGGGATAGGTTGCAATGCCTCGACCAAAGGGGCACTCAACATGCTCAAGCTTGGCTTTCGCGTGAAAGAGCTCATCGGTGGACTTGATTGGTGGAAACGTGATGGACACATGACTCACGGCAGATCGAGCTCAGATGAGTTGGTGTCCTGTGGCTGTAGCTGA
- a CDS encoding GNAT family N-acetyltransferase, whose protein sequence is MEIFQVQVEDLNEVHALGRKVFGDIAHSSLVIRQLWDQNHPFVWAIRNPNILGYCIGGIEAGTTTGHIMSLAVDPEARRQRIGFILTEKVMAEFVKYNVSEYKLVCSPTNTAAISLYESLGFKQGEIIQDYFGPGAHRLAMSRAV, encoded by the coding sequence ATGGAAATTTTTCAAGTGCAGGTCGAGGATCTAAACGAAGTTCACGCCCTAGGTCGAAAAGTTTTTGGAGATATAGCGCACTCGTCACTTGTCATACGTCAGCTTTGGGATCAAAATCATCCATTTGTTTGGGCAATAAGAAATCCAAATATTCTTGGCTACTGTATCGGGGGGATAGAAGCCGGAACTACGACGGGACATATAATGTCTCTTGCTGTTGATCCTGAAGCCAGACGTCAGCGTATTGGTTTTATCCTAACAGAAAAGGTTATGGCTGAGTTTGTGAAATACAACGTTAGCGAATATAAATTAGTTTGTTCCCCTACAAATACAGCGGCAATATCACTTTACGAATCGCTTGGATTTAAACAAGGTGAGATAATTCAAGATTACTTTGGTCCTGGCGCGCACAGACTTGCGATGAGTCGTGCGGTATAA
- a CDS encoding cyclase family protein → MQSNSRPTSKIIDLTQTLCAEIPSWDGDCGFNLSVSVDYTDCVAPDLFRVQSISTRAGMGTHIDAPAHCISGAKTVDDLVIENLITSCVTIHLDQFADENYVVMPEIVHKFERENGQIEPSSFVIFYTGWSKYWNNPIEYRNGLRFPSLHEQTAQLLLERHITGLGTDTLSADSKGNSFPVHRVILGAGKYLVENIANADALPATGAQIFVLPMKIRDGTEAPARIVALV, encoded by the coding sequence ATGCAAAGCAACTCACGTCCAACATCAAAGATAATCGATCTGACGCAAACACTTTGTGCTGAGATTCCTTCCTGGGATGGAGATTGCGGTTTTAACCTTTCTGTTTCGGTTGACTATACGGATTGCGTTGCCCCAGATCTTTTCCGCGTCCAGTCAATTTCAACTCGAGCAGGGATGGGAACTCATATTGATGCTCCTGCACACTGCATCTCAGGAGCCAAGACTGTAGATGATTTGGTAATTGAGAACTTAATCACAAGTTGTGTGACAATCCACTTAGATCAGTTCGCGGATGAGAATTATGTAGTCATGCCTGAAATTGTTCATAAATTTGAGAGAGAAAATGGCCAGATTGAACCTAGCTCCTTCGTAATTTTTTATACTGGCTGGAGTAAATATTGGAATAATCCAATCGAATATCGCAACGGATTGAGGTTCCCAAGCTTACATGAACAAACTGCTCAACTGCTTCTAGAGAGACACATTACGGGATTGGGCACTGATACACTTTCTGCTGATTCTAAAGGAAACTCGTTCCCAGTTCATCGAGTAATTCTAGGAGCAGGCAAATATCTTGTAGAGAATATAGCAAATGCCGACGCACTTCCGGCTACTGGGGCGCAAATATTTGTGCTACCAATGAAGATTAGAGACGGAACTGAGGCACCAGCTCGTATTGTTGCGTTGGTGTAA
- a CDS encoding methyltransferase domain-containing protein gives MNPQPENLAKGYDSTYQEFDTPLQRKIRREAYGEDIGQHSWVTVSELEEARQLLNLSQADILLDFGCGPCGPLTFLVNASRCQGIGVDISAPALAVGKNRADQMGINSLIQLQEVDGNKPIPFENGYFSKIVSFDVVLHLKDRNKAFHEIARTLVPKGQFLFTDAGIVTGVLSNEEIKLRSINGFTQFVPPGFNEELLKNCGFHILEQQDRTSGVITNASGRIKARNNYRKELLSIEGEEKFEQQQNYLQTVVNLAERKALSRVIYLTEVGLV, from the coding sequence ATGAACCCACAACCAGAAAATCTCGCGAAAGGCTATGACTCTACCTATCAGGAGTTTGATACTCCGCTTCAGCGAAAAATTCGAAGAGAAGCATACGGCGAAGATATCGGACAGCACTCTTGGGTCACGGTTTCAGAGCTAGAAGAAGCGAGGCAACTACTCAATTTGTCTCAGGCTGATATACTTTTGGACTTCGGTTGCGGTCCATGCGGCCCCTTAACATTCTTAGTCAATGCAAGTCGCTGTCAAGGTATTGGAGTCGATATCAGTGCCCCTGCACTGGCAGTAGGAAAAAATCGCGCAGACCAAATGGGTATCAACTCTCTGATTCAGCTACAAGAGGTAGACGGTAATAAACCTATTCCTTTCGAGAATGGATATTTTAGCAAGATTGTCTCTTTCGATGTAGTCCTCCATTTAAAAGATAGAAACAAAGCTTTTCACGAAATCGCGAGAACGCTTGTGCCAAAAGGACAATTTCTCTTTACAGACGCAGGGATTGTAACTGGAGTGCTATCGAACGAAGAAATTAAACTGCGCAGTATTAACGGATTTACTCAGTTTGTGCCACCTGGCTTCAACGAAGAACTCCTTAAAAATTGCGGGTTTCATATTCTAGAGCAACAGGATCGAACTAGCGGGGTAATTACAAATGCATCGGGCCGTATCAAAGCACGCAATAACTATCGCAAAGAACTTCTATCTATTGAAGGGGAGGAGAAATTTGAACAACAGCAAAATTACCTTCAAACAGTTGTAAACTTGGCTGAACGGAAGGCACTTTCAAGGGTTATCTATCTGACTGAAGTAGGCTTGGTATAA
- a CDS encoding DUF433 domain-containing protein codes for MSDVIQINPEILNGTPTFLGTRVPLKNLFDYIEAGSTVDEFLDDFPSVKRDQVTQLLNELREDVVSKTKVA; via the coding sequence ATGTCAGACGTTATTCAAATCAATCCTGAAATTCTAAACGGAACACCTACTTTCCTAGGAACTCGCGTACCCCTAAAAAACCTATTTGATTATATTGAAGCTGGCAGTACAGTGGATGAGTTTCTTGACGATTTCCCCTCTGTAAAACGTGACCAAGTAACCCAGCTTCTTAATGAATTACGCGAAGATGTTGTTAGCAAAACTAAGGTAGCATGA
- a CDS encoding PhzF family phenazine biosynthesis protein: MSKSYLFYVVNAFANQPFYGNPAGVFPSAKGLSDEQMQAIAKQLNLVETVFVLPATEQGIDFQLRYFTPHQELPLAGHPTVATWSALASGGHIDLSNKQVFQQQTKRGIQTIELEQIGESVRVLMQQPEPKFLGVVEQRSRVAEIFSLKEEDLLPGLPVEAIDTGLGHIVFGVNSLDALMRVRRNIAPLKQLCAEYNVAEAQIYCEETYDAALSLHTRNICPREGIEDPACGVGNSALLAYLMKNKVYSERTVEINAEQGHVEKMPSTIYVRGSFDNQGKIALAIGGTGVLMVKGEFFV; encoded by the coding sequence ATGTCGAAAAGCTATCTTTTCTATGTTGTGAATGCATTTGCAAACCAACCCTTTTATGGCAATCCCGCCGGAGTCTTTCCATCTGCCAAAGGATTAAGTGATGAGCAGATGCAGGCAATCGCTAAGCAGCTGAACCTAGTCGAGACTGTTTTTGTATTACCTGCGACTGAGCAAGGCATCGATTTCCAACTTCGTTACTTTACTCCGCATCAAGAACTACCGCTTGCCGGCCATCCGACGGTTGCTACTTGGTCTGCTCTGGCAAGCGGTGGACATATCGATTTGTCTAATAAACAAGTTTTCCAACAGCAAACTAAACGAGGAATCCAGACGATAGAGCTAGAACAGATCGGCGAGTCAGTCCGGGTTCTAATGCAACAACCAGAGCCTAAATTCTTAGGTGTCGTTGAACAGCGCTCACGAGTTGCAGAGATTTTTTCGTTAAAGGAAGAAGATTTACTGCCAGGCCTGCCCGTGGAAGCAATTGATACTGGACTTGGACATATAGTTTTCGGAGTAAACTCTCTAGATGCGTTAATGCGTGTGCGCAGAAATATCGCACCATTAAAGCAGCTTTGTGCAGAATATAACGTCGCTGAAGCGCAGATTTATTGTGAAGAGACTTACGACGCAGCGCTCAGCTTACATACGCGCAATATTTGCCCCCGCGAAGGTATCGAAGATCCTGCCTGTGGTGTTGGAAACAGCGCACTCTTAGCTTACCTAATGAAAAATAAGGTCTACTCAGAGCGGACAGTTGAAATTAACGCTGAACAGGGCCATGTCGAAAAAATGCCTTCAACGATCTATGTGCGAGGCAGCTTTGATAATCAGGGAAAGATAGCTCTTGCGATTGGAGGCACTGGCGTTCTGATGGTTAAAGGAGAGTTTTTTGTTTAG